A segment of the Amycolatopsis thermophila genome:
CCGCGGTGCTGCAGCTCCCGCCGAACGGGGTGCTCTGGCTGACCCCGGACGAGTGAGCCGGACCACGATCACCAGCACTAATGGCACGGGGTGCCACTCCTCCCGGAGTGGCACCCCGTGCCGTTTCAGTCCTCGGACCGCAGCGCCCGGCTGATCTGCCGGACCACTTCGGACAACGGCGCGGAAGCTTTGAGCACGGCGATCACCGCCTCGTCGTCGCCGGTGTCCCGCGGGGGTCCGGTCGTGTCGCCGAAGGCGTCGATGACCAGTGCGAAGGCTTCCTTGGCGTGGGCGTGGGCGTCCTCGGCGCCGCCGCTGCGCAGCCACCGCCGCAGCACGTGGTTGTGCGCCGCCGCGACGGCCGCCGCCGCCACCGAGCCGCGCAGGTCCCACAGCGGATCGCCGGCCGCCTGGAACCGCGCGCGCAGGTACGTCGCGAGCACGCGCTGGTAGCGGTCGACGCTCGCGACCTCCTTGTCCCGCAACGAGGGCACGGTGCGGGTCAGCGCGAAGCGCTTGACCGAGACGTCCGGGTCGGCGAGGTAGGAGTCGAGCACCAGACCCACGCCCGCGCAGGCCACCTCGAGGGGGTTCTGCCGGTCGTCCGCGCTGGCGAACAGCTGCTCGATGCGGACCAGGACCTCCTCGTGGTTGGGGAAGATCGCGTCCTCCTTGGACCGGAAGTACCGGAAGAAGGTGCGCCGGCCGACCCCGGCGGCCGAGGCGATCTCGTCCACCGTCGTGGCGTCGTACCCCTGCTCCGAGAACTTCTCGATCGCCGCGACGGTGAGGGCGTGGCGCAGCCGCCGGCGGCCCGCGGTGGTCCTGCCCACCCGCGGCCGCGGCGCGGGCCGGGACTCGTCGGACATGAGGACGAACCTAACAGGCCGGACTTGCTAAGGGCACGCAGTGCCATTAGCATCACAGTCATCCACCACCGCTTCGGGCACTGCCGCTCTGGTGCCCCACCTCACCGGGAAGGGGACCGGCCATGAGTGTCGATCACGACCTGGGCACCAAGCGCCCGGGTACCACGCCGATGGACTACCGCCGCGTGTTCGGCTGGCCGGTCCACTGGCAGAACGGCTCCCTCAATTTCGTGATCGGGGCCGGGATCGGCGCCGTCGCGGTGCCGCGGGCCCGGGCCGAGCAGGTGCTGGAGCACCTGACGCGGCAGGGTTGCCGCGGGCCGGCGCTGAGTGTGCCCACCAAGCACGGTTCGGTGGTGATCTTCCTCGTCGAGGCCGACATCCTGGGCAGCGACGCCGAGTTCCTGCCGCGCGACGTGCGGGTGCTGACGGCCGGCACCTCGGTGCCGATGCCGGGCACCCACGGCCCGGCCGACCTGGCGCGCTGGATCGTGCCGCCGGACCCGCAGCAGCGGTGGCTGCCGAGCCTGACGGCGGTCCTGGCCGCCATCCGGTCCGCGGGCCGCTACCGCTGACGAACGCGGCCCGCGCGGCGGCGCGCCCCCGGCGGCGCGAGCTCCGCAGGATCTGACAACACCCGCGGCCGACTCCCGCTCCGGGGCATGTTGCGGTTGCGGCGGCACGAGGTCCGGCGCGCCCATCGAAACAACCTCACCGGGGCGGCGGCCCGCTCCCGGGGGCGATGTTGCGGTTGCAGCGGAACAGGTTCCCAGGGTCACCCTCGGGCCGCCCGGACCGCGGCCCGCGCCGACGTGAGGATCCGGTTCCGGCGGCGTGAAGTCCGGGGCGCCCATCGAAACACCCTCGCCCCACCCGGGCCCCGGCCCGCGCCGACGCGAAGGCCCGATTGCGGCGGCGCGAGGTCCGGCGCACCCATCGAAACAACCCCACCCCACCCGAGGCGCCGCCCGCGCCGGAACGAGGGTCCGGTTGCGGCGGCGCGAGGTCCCGGGGGCGCCCACCGAAACACCCTTACCCGGGCGGCAGCCCGCGCGGGGGCGATTTTCAGCGGCAGCGAAACAGGTTCCCCGAGGCCACCCTCGGCGCCCACCCTCACCCCACCCGGGCCGCGGCCCGCGCGGGGGCGATGTTGCGGTTGAAACGGAACAGGTTGCGCGGATCGTGGCGGGCCTTGAGGGTGGCCAGGCGCTCGTAGAGTTCCGGCTCGTAACCCGCCCGGGTCTGAGCCTCGCTCGCCGTGTCGGCGCCGCCGTACAGGAACGCCAGGTTGTGGCCCGTCGTCCAGGGCGCGAGGTCCCGCGCGACCCTCTCGTGCACGTCCCGGTCGTCCGGGCCCGAGATCACCCGCACCGCGTAGCGCGCCGCCCGGTGGCCGACCATCGCCGGGCCCGGACGGCCCATCGCACCGCCCAGGTGGCGGATGTCGACCACCGCACCGACCCCGGCCACGGCCTCCAGCGCTTCCGGCGCCAGGTCGCGCAGCAGGTGGTTCGTCGCCCGGTAGGCGTGCGGCTCGTCCGGATCACGGTGGATCGACGACGTCTCCGCGTACGGCATCGTCCGCACCGTGTCGCTCAACCGCTCCCCCACCGCGCGCAACGGAGCCACCAGCCCCGCGTCGTGCACCAGCGACGCCACCCGCACCGACGCGATCCGCCCGGCGGGCCCCGGCACCAGCGTCACCGACGAGGTCACCTCCTCCCGCAGCGACTCCGTCCACTCGCGCCACACCTCCAGCACCCGCGGGACCAACGGCGCGGCGAACACCAGCTGCCCGCCGAACACCGCCGGCACCTCCACCAGATCCACCTCGAGCGCGGTCACGACCCCGAAGTTCCCGCCGCTGCCCAGCACGGCGCCGAACAGCTCGTCGCCCGGCGCCAGACAACGCGACAGCCCGTCCGCGGTGACGATCTCGACGCGCCGCACGTGGTCGGCGGCGAACCCGAACCTCCGCCCCAGCAACCCGACTCCCCCGCCGAGCGTGTACCCGGCCACCCCGACCGACGGCGACGACCCATTCAGCGGCGCCAGGCCGTGCGCGGCCGCCGCTTCCACGAGCGCACCCGCCCGCACACCGGCCCCGACCCGGGCCGTCCGGCGCACCGGATCCACGTGCAGTTCCGTCAGCCGCCGCGTGCTGATGAGAACCCCGCCGTCGGCGGGGACCGACAACCCGTGCCCGGTCGCCTGCACCGCGACGGGCAGGTCCCGTTCCGCCGCGTGGACGACCGCACGCCGGACGTCCCCGGCGTCGCGCGCCGGAACGACCACCGCGGGCCGGTGCCGGTAGGCCGTCTGAAAACCGCGGACCTCGTCGTCGTAGCCGTCGTCGGCCCGTGTGAGCATCTCCACCATGCCCCCAGCCTCGGCCAGTGCGGGCCAGAAGTCCAAGAGCTGCTGGGTCTGCTGACCAGAACCAGCCGTTATGGCACGGTCAGCGGATGCGCAGCCGGGCGATGCGGTCGTCCCGCACGACGAACTCGAACGTCCCCGGTCCGTTGAAGCCGTTGCCGCTGACCTGCAACGTGACCGTCGTGGTGTCGCCGCTGGTCCGGGAGCCGGTGACGTCGAAGTGGGCCTGGACGCCGATGTTCTCCCGGTCGTTCCAGCCGGCGAGCTCGTCGCGGCCGGTGAAGGTGCGGCCCCAGTCGTCGACCTGACCGTCCTCGGTGAAGGCGTCGAGGAACGCCTCGCTGTCGCCGCGGTTGGTGGCGTCGAACATCCGCCGGACGGCGGCGGGCAGGTCCGTCATGGAACCCAGCCTATACGCCGGGCGGCAGCCTGAGCTGCAACGACGCGAACAGCCGCACCAGCGGATCGCCGAGGTCGATCCCGGCCACCTCCGCCGCGCGGCGCACCCGGTACCGCAGCGTGTTCGGGTGCACGTGCAGGCGGGCCGCGGCCGGCCGGACGTCCCCCAGGGCGTCCAGGTAGGCCAGCAGTGACACGGCCAGGTCCGGATGCCGCGATCGCAACGCCGTCAGGCGGGGGTCGCGCAGCCGGGGCTGCTCGGCCAGCATCGCGAGCGTCTCGCTGACCAGCACCTGGGAGCGCACGTCGGCCAGGGTCGCGACCTCCAGGTCGAGCCCGCGCGCCATCGCGTCCAGCACCCGGTCCGCCTCCTGGCGCGAGACGCCGACGTCCTCCACCCCCGCCACGACGCACCCGACCGCGGCCCGCACCCGGGTCCGCGCGGCCGCCACCATCTCGCGGGTCAGCTCGAGCAGCGCCGGTTCCCCGTTCGGCGGCAGGTCGGGCAGGAAGGCGTACGTCCGGTCGCCGAGCTGGGTCACCAGCGCGCTGCGCCGGTAGGCCGCCGCGTGCACGGAGATCACCGCGGCCAGCGCGGCGCGGCGCAGTTCCAGCTCCGTCCGGTCCGCCGGCTCGGCCTCGCGCGGGGCGAACGCCACGACCGCGGCCGGTTTGGCCGGGTCGGCGCCGATCTGCCGCGCCACCGAAACCGGGTCGCTGCGCCCGTCGAGCATCCCGGCCAGCAGGTTCTCCCGGAACCGGGTGCCGGCCGCGCTGGGCTGCCGCACCAGGTGCAGTGCCGCGACGCGCGCGGCACCGACCAGCGCCTGCTCGGCCCGCTCGGCCAGCGGCGTCGCGCCCTGCTGCACCCAGATCGACCCGAGCGGCCGCCCGCCCGCGTGCACCCCGACCGCGAGCCGCGTGCGGATGCCCAGGTCGGGGCGTTCCTCGATGCGCACCACCTCTTCGGTGGCCCGCAGCCGCCGGTAGACACCCCACTCGTGCAGCATCGCCAGGTACGGCGCGGGCCCCTGCCTGCCCAGGATCGACAACCGCCGCAGCT
Coding sequences within it:
- a CDS encoding FAD-binding oxidoreductase — translated: MVEMLTRADDGYDDEVRGFQTAYRHRPAVVVPARDAGDVRRAVVHAAERDLPVAVQATGHGLSVPADGGVLISTRRLTELHVDPVRRTARVGAGVRAGALVEAAAAHGLAPLNGSSPSVGVAGYTLGGGVGLLGRRFGFAADHVRRVEIVTADGLSRCLAPGDELFGAVLGSGGNFGVVTALEVDLVEVPAVFGGQLVFAAPLVPRVLEVWREWTESLREEVTSSVTLVPGPAGRIASVRVASLVHDAGLVAPLRAVGERLSDTVRTMPYAETSSIHRDPDEPHAYRATNHLLRDLAPEALEAVAGVGAVVDIRHLGGAMGRPGPAMVGHRAARYAVRVISGPDDRDVHERVARDLAPWTTGHNLAFLYGGADTASEAQTRAGYEPELYERLATLKARHDPRNLFRFNRNIAPARAAARVG
- a CDS encoding nuclear transport factor 2 family protein, translated to MTDLPAAVRRMFDATNRGDSEAFLDAFTEDGQVDDWGRTFTGRDELAGWNDRENIGVQAHFDVTGSRTSGDTTTVTLQVSGNGFNGPGTFEFVVRDDRIARLRIR
- a CDS encoding PucR family transcriptional regulator, which produces MVSLRQILIALGDPLVEVEVAPDGLEGEITDVVVIEPDDPPEVRPGDLALVIGARGRAAVPLIRAAGRQGAAAAAVKVESDSALPLLRSAATDAGIALLAVAPDVRWEQLATLVRGVLESARGAADEDAGETLGDLFSLAQTIAELTGGIVSIEDTASRVLAYSRSDDEVDELRRLSILGRQGPAPYLAMLHEWGVYRRLRATEEVVRIEERPDLGIRTRLAVGVHAGGRPLGSIWVQQGATPLAERAEQALVGAARVAALHLVRQPSAAGTRFRENLLAGMLDGRSDPVSVARQIGADPAKPAAVVAFAPREAEPADRTELELRRAALAAVISVHAAAYRRSALVTQLGDRTYAFLPDLPPNGEPALLELTREMVAAARTRVRAAVGCVVAGVEDVGVSRQEADRVLDAMARGLDLEVATLADVRSQVLVSETLAMLAEQPRLRDPRLTALRSRHPDLAVSLLAYLDALGDVRPAAARLHVHPNTLRYRVRRAAEVAGIDLGDPLVRLFASLQLRLPPGV
- a CDS encoding TetR family transcriptional regulator — its product is MSDESRPAPRPRVGRTTAGRRRLRHALTVAAIEKFSEQGYDATTVDEIASAAGVGRRTFFRYFRSKEDAIFPNHEEVLVRIEQLFASADDRQNPLEVACAGVGLVLDSYLADPDVSVKRFALTRTVPSLRDKEVASVDRYQRVLATYLRARFQAAGDPLWDLRGSVAAAAVAAAHNHVLRRWLRSGGAEDAHAHAKEAFALVIDAFGDTTGPPRDTGDDEAVIAVLKASAPLSEVVRQISRALRSED